One region of Carcharodon carcharias isolate sCarCar2 chromosome 21, sCarCar2.pri, whole genome shotgun sequence genomic DNA includes:
- the cand1 gene encoding cullin-associated NEDD8-dissociated protein 1 produces the protein MASASYHISNLLEKMTSSDKDFRFMATNDLMTELQKDSIKLDDDSERKVVKMILKLLEDKNGEVQNLAVKCLGPLVSKVKEYQVETIVDTLCTNMLSDKEQLRDISSIGLKTVIGELPPASSGSALAANVCKKITGRLTSAIAKQEDVSVQLEALDIMADMLSRQGGLLVNFHPSILNCLLPQLTSPRLAVRKRTIIALGHLVMSCGNLVFVDLIEHLLTELAKNESMSTTRTYIQCIAAISRQAGHRIGEYLEKIIPLVVKFCSVEDDELREYCIQAFESFVRRCPKEVFLHVTTIINLCLRYLTYDPNYNYDDEDDDDAAMESEGGDDDDQGSDDEYSDDDDMSWKVRRAAAKCLDGVVSTRHEMLPEFYKTVSPALIARFKEREENVKADVFHAYLSLLKQTRPAQSWHLDPDAMEQEETPLVMLQNQVPNIVKALHKQMKEKSVKTRQCCFHMLTELVNVLPGALTQHVPVLVPGIIFSLNDKSSSSNLKIDALSCLYVILCNHSPQVFHPHVEALVPPVVACVGDPFYKITSEALLVTQQLVKVIRPVDHLYSFDAAPYINDLFTCTVKRLKAADIDQEVKERAISCMGQIICNLGDHLGSDLPSTLQIFLERLKNEITRLTTVKALTLIAGSSLKIDLRPVLGEGVPILASFLRKNQRALKLSTLSALDILIKNYSDSLTPAMIEAVLVELPPLISESDMHVSQMAISFLTTLAKVHPSSLSKVSGSILTELIGLVRSPLLQGGALSAMLYFFQALVGTGTANLGYMELLRMLTGPVYSQSSALTHKQSYYSIAKCVAALTRACPREGPAVVGQFIQDVKNSRSTDSIRLLALLSLGEVGHHIDLSGQTELKSVILEAFSSSSEEVKSAASYALGSISVGNLPEYLPFVLQEITSQPKRQYLLLHSLKEIISSSSVGGLKPYVENIWNLLLKHCECAEEGTRNVVAECLGKLTLIDPETLLPRLKGYLESGSSYARSSVVTAVKFTISDHPQPIDPLLKNCIGDFLKTLEDPDLNVRRVALVTFNSAAHNKPSLIRDLLDTVLPHLYNETKVRKELIREVEMGPFKHTVDDGLDIRKAAFECMYTLLDSCLDRLDIFEFLNHVEDGLKDHYDIKMLTFLMLVRLSTLCPSAVLQRLDRLVEPLRATCTTKVKANSVKQEFEKQDELKRSAMRAVAALLTIPEAEKSPLMSEFQSQISSNPELAAIFESIQKDSSSTSLESMDTT, from the exons ATTCATGGCTACCAATGACTTGATGACAGAATTGCAGAAAGACTCTATCAAGTTGGACGATGACAGTGAGCGAAAGGTGGTTAAGATGATCCTGAAGTTACTAGAAGACAAGAATGGTGAAGTGCAGAACCTTGCTGTTAAATG TCTTGGTCCATTGGTCAGTAAAGTGAAGGAATATCAGGTGGAGACAATTGTGGATACATTGTGTACCAATATGCTGTCAGACAAGGAACAACTACGTGATATTTCCAGCATTGGATTGAAAACAGTAATTGGAGAACTACCCCCAGCTTCTAGTG GATCTGCTTTGGCTGCCAATGTTTGTAAAAAGATCACAGGACGTCTCACTAGTGCCATTGCCAAACAGGAAGATGTCTCTGTTCAGTTGGAAGCACTGGACATCATGGCAGATATGCTAAGCAG gCAAGGAGGTCTGCTGGTAAATTTCCATCCATCAATTTTGAACTGCCTTCTTCCTCAGCTTACCAGCCCCCGGCTTGCTGTTCGAAAGAGAACTATTATTGCTCTTGGTCACCTTGTTATGAGCTGTGGAAACCTGGTCTTTGTTGACCTGATTGAGCATTTGTTGACAGAGCTTGCCAAAAATGAATCTATGTCTACAACTAGGACCTATATTCAGTGTATTGCTGCTATTAGCAGACAGGCAGGGCACCGAATAG GGGAGTATCTGGAGAAAATCATTCCATTAGTCGTTAAGTTCTGCAGCGTTGAGGATGATGAACTGAGAGAATATTGCATTCAAGCCTTTGAGTCGTTTGTGAGGAG GTGCCCTAAggaagtttttcttcatgtcactaCCATTATTAACCTGTGCCTGAGGTACTTAACCTATGACCCCAATTACAATTATGAtgatgaagatgatgatgatgctgcaaTGGAATCTGAAGGTGGAGATGATGATGATCAAG GGAGTGATGATGAATACAGTGATGATGATGATATGAGCTGGAAGGTACGACGTGCTGCTGCTAAATGTTTAGATGGTGTGGTCAGCACTCGCCATGAAATGCTACCAGAATTTTATAAAACGGTATCTCCTGCGCTGATTGCCAGATTCAAGGAGCGTGAAGAAAATGTTAAAGCAGATGTTTTCCATGCATATCTCTCGCTGCTCAAACAGACCAGGCCTGCCCAGAGCTGGCATCTTGACCCAGATGCAATGGAACAAGAGGAGACCCCTTTAGTTATGCTTCAGAATCAA GTTCCCAACATTGTTAAAGCTTTACATAAACAGATGAAAGAGAaaagtgtgaaaacccgccagtGTTGCTTTCACATGTTGACTGAGCTTGTGAATGTGTTGCCTGGTGCTTTGACTCAGCATGTACCTGTTCTTGTTCCAG GAATAATCTTTTCCTTGAATGATAAATCCAGTTCGTCCAATCTAAAGATTGATGCTCTCTCATGTTTGTATGTTATTCTTTGTAACCACTCACCTCAGGTCTTCCATCCTCACGTAGAAGCTTTAGTTCCACCAGTTGTGGCTTGCGTGGGTGATCCTTTCTACAAGATCACTTCAGAAGCCCTTCTTGTAACTCAGCAGCTTGTAAAAGTAATTAGGCCTGTAGATCACTTATATTCATTTGATGCTGCTCCATACATTAATGACTTATTCACTTGTACTGTCAAGCGTTTGAAAGCTGCAGACATTGATCAAGAAGTGAAGGAGAGAGCTATCTCCTGTATGGGACAGATCATTTGTAATCTTGGGGATCATTTAGGCAGTGACTTacccagcacactgcagattTTCTTGGAGAGGCTGAAGAACGAAATTACTAGACTTACAACAGTGAAAGCCTTGACATTAATTGCTGGATCTTCTCTCAAAATTGACCTGCGACCAGTGCTCGGTGAGGGAGTACCAATTTTAGCCTCGTTCTTGAGGAAAAACCAACGAGCACTGAAGCTGAGTACCCTTTCTGCTTTGGACATTTTGATCAAGAACTATAGTGACAGTCTGACACCTGCCATGATTGAAGCAGTCCTAGTGGAGCTTCCACCTCTTATTAGTGAAAGTGACATGCATGTGTCACAGATGGCTATAAGCTTTCTTACAACCTTGGCCAAGGTGCACCCATCTTCTCTTTCAAAAGTCAGTGGCTCAATTCTTACAGAGCTAATTGGGCTGGTACGGTCGCCATTACTTCAAGGAGGAGCTCTCAGTGCAATGTTATATTTCTTCCAAGCTCTTGTTGGGACTGGAACTGCCAACCTAGGTTATATGGAGTTGTTGCGAATGCTAACTGGTCCAGTTTATTCTCAGAGCAGTGCATTGACCCACAAGCAGTCCTATTACTCAATCGCCAAGTGTGTAGCAGCACTTACCCGAGCCTGCCCCAGAGAAGGACCAGCTGTGGTTGGGCAGTTTATCCAGGATGTGAAGAATTCTAGATCTACTGACTCTATCCGTCTCTTGGCTTTGCTGTCTCTCGGCGAGGTTGGTCACCATATAGACTTGAGTGGGCAAACTGAGCTGAAATCTGTAATCTTAGAAGCTTTCTCTTCCTCTAGTGAGGAGGTCAAATCTGCAGCATCCTATGCCCTTGGAAGCATTAGTGTTGGAAACCTTCCTGAATACCTGCCTTTTGTTCTACAAGAAATAACGAGTCAACCAAAAAGGCAATACCTTCTCTTACATTCTCTGAAAGAGATTATTAGCTCTTCTTCAGTTGGAGGTCTCAAACCATATGTAGAAAACATTTGGAATTTGCTGTTGAAACACTGTGAGTGTGCAGAAGAAGGAACTCGAAATGTTGTTGCAGAATGCCTGGGCAAACTTACTCTGATAGATCCAGAAACATTACTACCACGACTTAAAGGATACTTGGAATCAG GATCTTCCTATGCTCGAAGCTCTGTGGTTACAGCTGTGAAGTTTACGATTTCTGATCACCCACAGCCAATAGATCCTTTATTAAAGAACTGCATAG GTGATTTCCTGAAAACATTGGAGGATCCAGATCTCAATGTGAGAAGAGTAGCTTTAGTTACTTTCAATTCAGCTGCACATAATAAACCATCGCTAATCAGGGACCTCTTGGATACTGTTCTTCCTCATCTTTATAATGAAACAAAAGTTAGGAAGGAATTAATAAGAGAG GTGGAAATGGGACCATTCAAGCATACTGTAGATGATGGTTTAGATATTAGGAAAGCAGCTTTTGAATGCATGTACACACTTCTGGATAGCTGTCTTGACAGATTAGACATATTTGAATTCCTGAACCATGTTGAAGATGGATTGAAGGACCATTATGACATCAAG ATGCTGACCTTCTTGATGTTAGTACGATTATCCACTCTTTGTCCAAGTGCCGTTCTACAGAGATTGGACAGGCTGGTGGAACCTTTACGTGCTACCTGTACAACTAAG GTAAAAGCTAACTCAGTCAAACAAGAGTTTGAGAAGCAAGATGAACTGAaacgctcggccatgagggcaGTTGCAGCACTACTGACCATTCCAGAAGCAGAGAAAAGTCCACTTATGAGTGAGTTTCAGTCTCAGATAAGCTCCAACCCTGAGCTGGCAGCCATCTTTGAGAGCATCCAAAAGGACTCGTCTTCTACGAGTTTGGAGTCAATGGACACTACCTAA